A stretch of the Ostrea edulis chromosome 9, xbOstEdul1.1, whole genome shotgun sequence genome encodes the following:
- the LOC125659096 gene encoding acylpyruvase FAHD1, mitochondrial-like, giving the protein MTSNAVLRFREFGKKIVAVGRNYKEHAAELGNVVPTKPILFLKPTTSYVIQGQKIKIPPNCKSLHHEVELGVVIGRTGNNITEDHAMEHVGGYVLALDMTARDLQDEAKKKGLPWTLAKGFDTSCPIGDLISTDKLQQPDNVQLWLKVNGQTKQDGNTKDMIFSIPYLISYISKYFTLEEGDVILTGTPSGVGPVDKGDIIDAGISDITSFKFQVE; this is encoded by the exons ATGACTTCAAATGCAGTATTGAGATTTCGAGAATTTGGGAAGAAAATAGTTGCAGTTGGGAGAAATTATAA GGAACATGCGGCGGAATTGGGAAATGTGGTACCAACAAAACCAATTTTGTTTCTAAAACCAACAACCTCATATGTCATCCAGGGCCAAAAAATAAAG ATTCCACCAAACTGCAAATCACTACATCATGAGGTAGAACTGGGTGTCGTGATCGGGAGAACTGGGAATAACATCACCGAGGATCATGCCATGGAGCACGTGGGAGGTTACGTGTTAGCTCTGGACATGACAGCCAGGGATCTACAG GATGAGGCGAAGAAGAAAGGGTTGCCATGGACACTTGCCAAAGGCTTTGACACATCGTGTCCGATAGGTGACCTGATTTCCACGGACAAACTACAGCAACCAGATAATGTCCAGTTGTGGCTGAAGGTCAACGGTCAAACAAAACAAGACGGGAACACGAAAGACATGATCTTTAGCATTCCTTATCTTATCAGTTATATCAGCAAGTATTTTACGTTGGAGGAAGGTGACGTCATTCTGACGGGAACGCCCTCAGGTGTCGGACCTGTTGATAAAGGAGATATCATTGATGCTGGAATTTCAGACATTACTTCATTTAAATTTCAAGTGGAATAA